A genome region from Glutamicibacter arilaitensis Re117 includes the following:
- the dnaN gene encoding DNA polymerase III subunit beta — MKFSVEKDVLADAVSWTARSLAQRPPSPVLAGILITSHEGLVRLEGFDYEISSHIEIPADISEQGSILVSGKLLAEITRSLPNSTVTIETDGTKISLNCGRSRFHLATMPVDEYPTLPELPAIAGTIDGQAFSEAVSQVIVAASKDDTLPVLTGIKVEIENDLITFLATDRYRLALRELNWSPNKSEISTSFLIKAKTLSEVAKTLSNSGELKLALGENGEMVGFESSNRRTTSLLINGEYPKIRSLFPSDTPIHATVRTSELMEAVRRVSVVAERNTPVRMAFTDGQLTLDAGTGEDAQAEEAIVAALRGEDIVVAFNPTFLSEGLNSFNTDFVRFSFTSAPKPAMLTGQKKLDEDDQDQYRYLVMPVRLPNSN; from the coding sequence GTGAAGTTCAGCGTTGAAAAGGATGTATTGGCAGACGCCGTATCCTGGACTGCTCGGTCCCTGGCGCAGCGCCCACCATCACCTGTTTTGGCTGGCATTCTCATCACCTCCCACGAAGGCCTAGTTCGCCTCGAGGGCTTTGACTATGAGATTTCCTCGCATATCGAGATCCCTGCAGATATTTCAGAGCAGGGCTCAATCTTGGTTTCTGGCAAGCTCTTGGCTGAAATTACCCGGTCACTGCCTAACTCGACAGTCACCATCGAAACTGACGGTACGAAGATCTCGCTGAACTGCGGTCGTTCACGTTTCCACTTGGCCACCATGCCAGTAGATGAATATCCAACCCTGCCTGAACTTCCAGCTATCGCCGGCACCATCGATGGCCAGGCATTCTCCGAAGCTGTTTCCCAGGTTATTGTCGCCGCTTCGAAGGACGACACCTTGCCAGTGCTCACTGGCATCAAGGTTGAAATCGAAAATGATCTGATCACCTTCCTTGCCACGGACCGCTACCGTCTGGCACTGCGTGAATTGAACTGGTCGCCAAACAAGTCAGAGATCTCGACTTCATTCCTGATCAAGGCAAAGACCCTGAGCGAAGTTGCCAAGACTCTCTCAAACTCCGGTGAACTGAAGCTCGCCTTGGGCGAAAACGGCGAAATGGTGGGCTTCGAAAGCTCCAACCGCCGCACCACCTCCTTGCTGATCAATGGCGAATACCCAAAGATCCGTTCGCTATTCCCAAGCGACACTCCAATCCATGCCACCGTTCGCACCAGCGAGCTGATGGAAGCTGTGCGCCGTGTATCGGTTGTTGCCGAGCGCAATACGCCTGTCCGCATGGCCTTCACCGATGGCCAGCTGACCTTGGACGCTGGCACCGGCGAAGACGCACAGGCAGAAGAAGCCATTGTTGCTGCCCTTCGCGGCGAAGACATCGTGGTTGCCTTCAACCCAACGTTCTTGTCCGAAGGCCTGAACTCCTTCAACACTGATTTCGTTCGCTTCTCCTTCACCAGCGCGCCAAAGCCAGCCATGCTGACCGGCCAGAAGAAATTGGATGAAGACGATCAGGACCAGTATCGCTACCTGGTGATGCCGGTTCGATTGCCAAACTCGAACTAA
- the gyrB gene encoding DNA topoisomerase (ATP-hydrolyzing) subunit B, translated as MTSKVEHTYGAQDITVLEGLEAVRKRPGMYIGSTGPRGLHHLVYEVVDNSVDEALAGYCDTINVTLQADGGVRCEDNGRGIPVDVHPTEGKPTVEVVMTILHAGGKFGGGGYAVSGGLHGVGISVVNALSEKVNTIVRRQGHAWRIGFGNGGHTTQQLTKGEETDRTGTSQTFYPDPEIFETVEFDFETLRARFQQMAFLNKGLRITLTDERPQDNAEPEAEVEEEIENQVVKPRTVDYLYKDGLLDYVKHLNAAKKIELVHDEVIAFESEDSKRGISLEIAMQWTNAYAESVHTYANTINTHEGGTHEEGFRAALTGLLNRYARDNKILREKDDNLTGEDAREGLTAVISVKLSEPQFEGQTKTKLGNSMARGFVQGVVNEELGDWFERNPNVARDIIRKAQLASQARMAARKARDNARRKSPMESFGMPGKLSDCSSKNPAECEVFIVEGDSAGGSAKRGRDPHTQAILPLRGKILNVERARLDRALGNAEVQAMITAFGTGIGEEFDMAKLRYHKIVLMADADVDGQHITTLLLTLIFRFMRPLIEHGYVYLAAPPLYRIKWSNAAHDYVFSDKERDDALLAGQASNKRLPKDNGIQRYKGLGEMDYSELWDTTMDPERRTLRQVTMDDAAAADEVFSVLMGEDVESRRNFIQQNAKDVRFLDI; from the coding sequence ATGACTTCTAAAGTCGAACACACTTACGGCGCCCAGGATATTACCGTCCTCGAAGGGCTTGAAGCGGTACGCAAGCGTCCGGGCATGTACATCGGTTCCACCGGCCCCCGCGGCCTGCACCACTTGGTCTACGAAGTTGTCGACAACTCCGTCGATGAGGCGCTGGCTGGGTACTGCGACACCATCAATGTCACCCTGCAGGCCGACGGCGGCGTGCGTTGCGAGGACAATGGCCGCGGCATCCCAGTGGATGTCCACCCAACCGAGGGCAAGCCAACCGTAGAGGTTGTCATGACCATCCTGCACGCCGGCGGCAAGTTCGGCGGAGGCGGCTACGCGGTCTCCGGCGGCCTGCACGGCGTGGGCATCTCCGTAGTGAACGCACTGTCCGAGAAGGTCAACACCATCGTGCGCCGCCAGGGCCACGCTTGGCGCATTGGCTTCGGCAACGGTGGGCACACGACCCAGCAGCTGACCAAGGGCGAAGAAACCGATCGCACCGGCACCAGCCAGACGTTCTACCCGGATCCGGAGATCTTCGAGACCGTCGAGTTCGACTTCGAGACACTGCGCGCCCGCTTCCAGCAGATGGCCTTCCTGAACAAGGGCCTGCGCATCACCCTCACCGATGAGCGTCCCCAGGACAATGCAGAGCCTGAGGCCGAGGTCGAAGAGGAAATTGAGAACCAGGTAGTCAAGCCACGCACCGTGGACTACCTGTACAAGGACGGCCTGCTGGACTACGTCAAGCACCTGAACGCCGCCAAGAAAATCGAACTGGTCCACGATGAGGTCATCGCCTTTGAATCCGAAGATTCGAAGCGCGGCATCAGCCTGGAAATCGCAATGCAGTGGACCAACGCGTACGCCGAGTCCGTGCACACCTACGCGAACACCATCAACACCCATGAGGGCGGTACCCACGAAGAGGGCTTCCGCGCGGCACTGACCGGCCTGCTCAACCGCTATGCACGCGATAACAAGATCCTGCGCGAAAAGGATGACAACCTCACCGGTGAAGACGCCCGTGAAGGCTTGACCGCGGTCATCTCGGTCAAGCTCTCCGAGCCGCAGTTCGAAGGCCAGACCAAGACCAAGCTGGGCAACTCGATGGCCCGCGGCTTCGTGCAGGGCGTGGTCAACGAGGAGCTGGGCGACTGGTTCGAACGCAACCCGAATGTCGCCCGCGACATCATCCGCAAGGCACAGCTGGCCTCCCAGGCCCGCATGGCTGCCCGCAAGGCCCGCGACAACGCCCGCCGCAAGTCGCCGATGGAATCCTTCGGCATGCCGGGCAAGCTCTCGGACTGCTCTTCGAAGAACCCGGCCGAGTGCGAAGTATTCATTGTGGAGGGCGACTCCGCAGGCGGCTCGGCCAAGCGCGGACGCGACCCGCACACCCAGGCCATCTTGCCGCTGCGCGGCAAGATCCTGAACGTGGAGCGTGCCCGCCTGGACCGTGCGCTGGGCAATGCCGAAGTACAGGCGATGATCACTGCCTTCGGCACCGGCATCGGCGAAGAATTCGACATGGCCAAGCTGCGCTACCACAAGATCGTGCTGATGGCCGATGCTGACGTTGACGGCCAGCACATCACCACGCTGCTGCTGACCTTGATCTTCCGCTTCATGCGTCCACTGATCGAGCACGGCTACGTCTACCTGGCAGCCCCTCCGCTGTACCGCATCAAGTGGTCCAACGCAGCGCATGACTACGTGTTCTCCGATAAGGAACGCGATGATGCGCTGCTCGCCGGCCAGGCATCGAACAAGCGCCTGCCCAAGGACAACGGCATCCAGCGCTACAAGGGTCTGGGCGAGATGGACTACTCGGAACTGTGGGACACCACCATGGATCCCGAGCGCCGCACCCTGCGCCAGGTCACCATGGATGACGCCGCAGCTGCGGATGAGGTTTTCTCCGTGCTGATGGGCGAGGACGTCGAGTCCCGACGTAACTTCATCCAGCAGAACGCCAAGGACGTGCGCTTCCTGGATATCTAA
- the recF gene encoding DNA replication/repair protein RecF (All proteins in this family for which functions are known are DNA-binding proteins that assist the filamentation of RecA onto DNA for the initiation of recombination or recombinational repair.) — MYISQLSLTGFRSYAQADVHLAPGINVLIGPNGVGKTNIVESIGYLANLSSHRVSNDAPLLNFESDRALIRGTVHRGPQTTTLEVEITSGKINRARINRANPVRAREILGMVRTVLFAPEDLALIKGDPSNRRKFLDELLVALRPIESGTKNDYDRIVKQRNALLKSIRGKSKLSTSQENTLKAWDLQLTMTGARLIRGRLDVLALIRPYMQAAYADLADGAKDARAVYRSSLEGELDENSLPAEDLESLEQEEIQELLLTAIEANRSREVDRGISLFGPHRDDLTLILGPAPAKGYASHGETWSFALALRLAAYRVFGDDDPRPGSGPILILDDVFAELDTTRRDRLAHIVAGAEQVLVTAAVVEDVPEALKGHFFQVSPGQVVDA, encoded by the coding sequence GTGTATATCTCGCAGCTTTCACTCACGGGCTTCCGCTCGTATGCGCAGGCCGACGTGCACCTAGCCCCTGGAATTAACGTCTTAATCGGCCCTAACGGCGTCGGCAAGACAAATATTGTTGAATCCATTGGTTATCTGGCCAATCTGTCATCGCATCGCGTAAGCAATGACGCTCCACTGCTGAATTTCGAATCGGATCGCGCACTGATCCGCGGCACTGTCCATCGTGGTCCGCAGACTACGACGCTCGAGGTCGAAATCACCAGCGGCAAGATCAACCGGGCCCGCATCAACAGGGCCAACCCGGTACGCGCTCGCGAAATTCTGGGAATGGTTCGCACCGTGCTTTTCGCCCCCGAAGACTTGGCTCTGATCAAGGGCGATCCATCCAACCGGCGAAAGTTCTTGGATGAATTACTGGTTGCTTTGCGCCCGATTGAATCCGGCACAAAAAATGACTACGACCGCATCGTCAAGCAGCGCAATGCCCTGCTCAAGTCCATTCGCGGCAAATCCAAGCTGAGCACTTCGCAGGAGAACACCCTCAAGGCTTGGGATCTGCAGCTGACAATGACCGGTGCCCGGCTGATTCGCGGGCGACTTGATGTTTTGGCATTGATCCGGCCGTATATGCAGGCCGCCTACGCTGATTTAGCTGATGGCGCCAAGGACGCACGCGCCGTGTACCGTTCATCGCTCGAGGGCGAACTAGATGAAAACAGCCTGCCGGCCGAAGACCTGGAATCCTTGGAACAAGAAGAAATCCAAGAACTCCTGCTCACAGCCATTGAAGCTAATCGCAGCCGCGAAGTTGATCGAGGGATTTCCCTTTTTGGTCCGCACCGCGATGATCTGACCCTGATCCTGGGCCCCGCTCCAGCCAAGGGCTATGCTTCGCATGGCGAAACCTGGTCCTTCGCACTGGCCCTACGTCTGGCTGCCTACCGTGTTTTCGGTGATGATGATCCGCGCCCAGGTTCAGGTCCGATCCTGATCCTGGATGATGTGTTTGCTGAATTGGATACCACACGTCGCGATCGGTTGGCCCATATCGTTGCCGGTGCCGAACAGGTTCTGGTCACTGCCGCTGTTGTTGAAGATGTTCCCGAAGCGCTGAAGGGACATTTCTTCCAGGTCTCCCCTGGCCAGGTTGTCGATGCATGA
- the gyrA gene encoding DNA gyrase subunit A — translation MSDEQTPENAPMDGEIIEPIHEGGRVDQIDLQTEMQRSYLDYAMAVIVGRALPDVRDGLKPVHRRVLYAMYDGGYRPERSYNKCARVVGEVMGQYHPHGDTAIYDALVRLIQDWVMRYPLALGQGNFGSPGNDGAAAQRYTETKMAPLAMEMVRDINENTVDFQDNYDGKNQEPTVLPARFPNLLVNGSSGIAVGMATNIPPHNLREVAEGVQWYLQNPEASREELLAELMLRVKGPDFPSGAMILGTKGISDAYRTGRGSITMRAVVNVEEIQGRTCLVVTELPYMANPDNLAVKIAELVRDGKISGIADMRDETSGRTGQRLVIVLKRDAVAKVVLNNLYKHTELQSNFSANMLAIVDGVPRTLPLDGFIRHWVTHQIEVIVRRTEYRLKKAEEEAHILRGLLKALDALDEVIALIRRSATTEAARDGLMELLDIDEDQARAILDMQLRRLAALERQKIQDRHAELDRMIAEFKAIIADPARQRQIVSEELQEIVAKHGDDRRTKVLMGYDGDMSVEDLIPEEEMVVTITRGGYVKRTRIDNYRSQARGGKGIKGANLRGDDVVEHFFVTSTHNWLLFFTNHGRVYRTKCYELAEAGRDAKGQHVANVMAFQPDEHIAQVLDLRTYQDAAYLMLATRNGLVKKTRLEDYDTNRTAGVIAINLREDDELVSAQLVSESDDVMLVSRKGQSVRFTATDTALRPMGRATSGVTGMKFREGDELLAADVVRDDSYVFTVTNEGYAKRTTVAEYRVQSRGGLGIKVAKLNEERGELVGALIVDETDEVLVVMGSGKVVRSAVSQVPSKGRDTMGVIFAKPDKKDHIIAVAKNSETELEENLEEDAVTLDAENTIDESSAAPETESGAENDDDTNGGNA, via the coding sequence TTGAGCGACGAGCAAACCCCGGAAAACGCACCAATGGACGGCGAGATCATCGAGCCGATCCATGAAGGTGGTCGCGTTGACCAGATCGACCTGCAGACCGAAATGCAGCGTTCGTACCTTGACTACGCCATGGCCGTGATCGTCGGCCGTGCGCTGCCGGACGTGCGCGATGGCCTGAAGCCAGTGCACCGCCGCGTGCTGTACGCGATGTACGACGGCGGCTACCGCCCGGAGCGTTCGTACAACAAGTGCGCCCGCGTGGTCGGCGAAGTCATGGGCCAGTACCACCCGCACGGCGACACCGCGATCTACGATGCGCTGGTGCGCCTGATCCAGGACTGGGTCATGCGCTACCCGCTGGCCCTGGGCCAGGGCAACTTCGGTTCCCCAGGCAACGATGGCGCCGCCGCCCAGCGTTACACCGAAACCAAGATGGCCCCGCTGGCCATGGAAATGGTCCGCGACATCAACGAGAACACCGTTGATTTCCAGGACAACTACGACGGCAAGAACCAGGAACCAACCGTTCTTCCGGCCCGTTTCCCGAACCTCTTGGTCAACGGCTCCTCCGGCATCGCCGTGGGCATGGCCACCAACATTCCACCGCACAACCTGCGCGAAGTCGCCGAAGGCGTGCAGTGGTACCTGCAGAACCCGGAAGCTTCCCGCGAGGAACTGCTCGCCGAGCTGATGCTGCGCGTCAAGGGCCCGGACTTCCCATCGGGCGCCATGATCCTGGGCACCAAGGGCATCTCCGATGCCTACCGCACCGGCCGCGGCTCGATCACCATGCGTGCAGTGGTCAACGTGGAGGAAATCCAAGGACGCACCTGCCTGGTGGTCACCGAGCTGCCATACATGGCCAACCCGGATAACCTCGCGGTGAAGATCGCCGAACTGGTGCGCGATGGCAAGATCTCGGGCATCGCCGATATGCGCGATGAGACCTCGGGCCGTACCGGCCAGCGCCTGGTGATCGTGCTCAAGCGCGACGCCGTGGCCAAGGTAGTGCTGAACAACCTGTACAAGCACACCGAGCTGCAGTCCAACTTCTCGGCCAACATGCTCGCGATCGTCGATGGCGTGCCACGCACGCTGCCGCTGGACGGCTTCATCCGCCACTGGGTCACCCACCAGATCGAAGTGATCGTCCGACGCACTGAATACCGCCTGAAGAAGGCCGAAGAAGAAGCCCATATCCTGCGTGGCCTGCTCAAGGCCCTGGACGCTTTGGACGAGGTCATCGCCCTGATTCGCCGTTCGGCCACCACCGAAGCAGCGCGCGACGGGCTGATGGAGCTGCTGGATATCGACGAGGACCAGGCACGCGCCATCCTGGATATGCAGCTGCGCCGCCTGGCCGCACTGGAACGACAGAAGATCCAGGATCGCCATGCGGAGCTCGATCGCATGATCGCCGAATTCAAGGCCATCATTGCTGATCCAGCCCGCCAGCGCCAGATCGTTTCCGAGGAACTGCAGGAAATCGTCGCCAAGCACGGCGATGACCGCCGCACCAAGGTCTTGATGGGCTACGACGGCGACATGAGCGTCGAAGACTTGATTCCTGAAGAGGAAATGGTCGTCACCATCACGCGCGGCGGCTACGTCAAGCGCACCCGCATCGACAACTACCGTTCGCAGGCCCGCGGCGGCAAGGGCATCAAGGGTGCAAACCTGCGCGGGGACGACGTGGTCGAGCACTTCTTCGTCACCTCGACCCACAACTGGCTGCTGTTCTTCACCAACCACGGACGCGTGTACCGCACCAAGTGCTACGAATTGGCTGAGGCCGGTCGTGACGCCAAGGGCCAGCACGTGGCGAACGTGATGGCTTTCCAGCCTGATGAGCACATCGCCCAGGTGCTGGATCTGCGCACCTACCAGGATGCGGCATACCTGATGCTCGCTACCCGCAACGGCCTGGTGAAGAAGACCCGCCTGGAAGATTACGACACCAACCGCACCGCCGGCGTGATTGCAATCAACCTGCGCGAGGACGATGAACTGGTCTCCGCGCAGCTGGTCAGCGAATCAGATGACGTGATGCTGGTCTCACGCAAGGGCCAGTCGGTCCGCTTCACCGCCACCGATACCGCGCTGCGCCCAATGGGCCGCGCGACCTCCGGTGTTACCGGCATGAAGTTCCGCGAGGGCGATGAGCTGCTGGCAGCCGACGTGGTCCGCGATGACTCTTACGTGTTCACCGTGACCAACGAGGGCTACGCCAAGCGCACCACGGTTGCCGAATACCGTGTGCAATCCCGCGGTGGTTTGGGCATTAAGGTGGCAAAGCTCAACGAGGAACGCGGCGAGCTGGTCGGTGCGCTCATCGTGGACGAGACCGACGAAGTCCTGGTTGTGATGGGCTCGGGCAAGGTAGTCCGCTCGGCCGTATCGCAGGTTCCATCCAAGGGACGAGACACCATGGGCGTCATCTTCGCCAAGCCCGATAAGAAGGACCACATCATTGCGGTTGCCAAGAACTCCGAGACTGAGCTCGAAGAGAACTTGGAGGAAGATGCCGTAACGTTGGACGCAGAAAACACGATCGATGAGTCATCGGCTGCGCCAGAAACCGAATCCGGCGCGGAAAACGATGACGACACTAACGGAGGTAACGCATGA
- a CDS encoding DLW-39 family protein produces the protein MKKFLVLASIATAAVVLVKKAKASSETKETWHQVADKVS, from the coding sequence ATGAAAAAGTTCCTAGTTCTCGCATCGATCGCGACTGCTGCAGTAGTCTTGGTCAAGAAGGCGAAGGCTTCGTCGGAAACAAAGGAAACCTGGCATCAGGTAGCCGATAAAGTTTCCTAA
- the dnaA gene encoding chromosomal replication initiator protein DnaA, with the protein MSSDETNSIGSSWRQVIRKIEDDDRVKARYRAFVSLAKPQGLIGTTLLVAVPNDLTRDILQTQLREPLDEALREVFQDDIRCAVSVDLSLSDELEEDEQETKPAPPAAPAVVEAPGPRPQPAPQPTPPSNSQEFGRLNPKYIFDTFVIGSSNRFAHAAAVAVAEAPAKAYNPLFIYGDSGLGKTHLLHAIGHYARHLYKGIRVRYVNSEEFTNDFINSIRDDEGASFKQTYRNVDILLIDDIQFLANKDATQEEFFHTFNALHNHNKQVVITSDLPPKQLQGFEDRMRSRFEWGLLTDIQPPELETRIAILRKKADAENLSAPGDVMEYIASRISTNIRELEGALIRVTAFASLNNQPVDLALAETVLKDLISEDGAQEITPSTIIKQTAEYFGLSIDELNSKSRTRTLVTARQIAMYLLRELTDMSLPKIGAELGGRDHTTVIHADRKIRELMAERRAIFNQVTELTNRIKQSQREH; encoded by the coding sequence GTGAGCAGCGACGAAACCAATAGCATTGGTAGCTCTTGGCGCCAGGTCATCCGAAAGATCGAGGATGATGATCGGGTCAAGGCGCGTTACCGTGCCTTCGTATCGCTCGCCAAGCCGCAGGGTCTGATTGGTACGACGCTTCTGGTTGCTGTTCCCAATGATCTCACGCGCGATATTTTGCAGACCCAGCTGCGCGAGCCGCTGGATGAAGCATTGCGCGAAGTCTTCCAGGACGATATCCGCTGCGCGGTCAGTGTCGACCTCTCGTTGTCGGACGAGCTCGAAGAAGATGAGCAGGAAACCAAGCCGGCACCACCAGCTGCGCCTGCCGTCGTTGAAGCTCCGGGCCCGCGCCCGCAGCCTGCACCACAGCCAACACCGCCGTCGAACTCCCAGGAATTCGGCCGGCTGAACCCGAAGTACATTTTCGATACTTTCGTGATCGGCTCATCTAACCGCTTTGCCCATGCCGCAGCAGTTGCTGTCGCCGAAGCTCCAGCCAAGGCTTACAACCCGTTGTTCATCTACGGTGACTCGGGCCTCGGCAAGACTCACTTGCTGCATGCCATCGGCCACTACGCACGCCACCTCTACAAGGGCATCCGTGTTCGCTACGTAAACTCCGAAGAATTCACCAACGACTTCATCAACTCAATCCGTGACGATGAGGGTGCAAGCTTCAAGCAGACCTACCGCAATGTCGACATCCTGCTGATTGACGATATTCAGTTCTTGGCTAATAAGGACGCTACGCAGGAAGAGTTCTTCCATACTTTCAATGCGTTGCACAACCACAACAAGCAGGTTGTCATCACCTCGGATCTGCCGCCAAAGCAGTTGCAGGGCTTTGAAGACCGCATGCGTTCACGGTTCGAATGGGGTCTGCTAACTGATATTCAGCCGCCTGAGCTCGAGACCCGTATCGCAATTCTGCGTAAAAAGGCCGATGCTGAAAATCTTTCGGCTCCAGGCGATGTCATGGAATACATCGCTTCACGCATTTCAACGAATATCCGTGAACTCGAAGGTGCGCTCATCCGCGTCACCGCTTTCGCCTCGTTGAACAACCAGCCGGTGGACCTTGCCTTGGCTGAAACTGTGCTCAAGGACTTGATCAGTGAAGATGGCGCCCAGGAAATCACGCCGTCGACCATCATCAAGCAGACTGCAGAGTACTTCGGGCTGTCTATCGATGAGCTGAACAGCAAATCTCGTACTCGTACTTTGGTCACGGCGCGACAGATCGCCATGTACTTGCTACGTGAGCTTACCGACATGTCGTTGCCAAAAATTGGTGCCGAACTCGGCGGCCGCGACCACACCACCGTAATTCACGCAGATCGTAAGATCCGTGAGCTCATGGCTGAGCGTCGCGCGATCTTTAATCAGGTCACAGAGCTAACCAACCGGATTAAGCAGAGCCAGCGAGAGCATTAA
- a CDS encoding DUF721 domain-containing protein — protein MHEPSERDEHRFDPEIDAAKALLNRMRKLAEERGETRVDAARMEKVRKRKASRRGFAAEKPESAEGAIRDPRAIGDVVSRLSKARGWNTQVAVGSVLGRWAEIIGADNAKHCQPESFEDTVVVMRCDTTARAAQMRLMSHDILKKFDAELGPGIVTVLKVLGPNAPSWRHGMRSVAGRGPRDTYG, from the coding sequence ATGCATGAGCCATCAGAACGCGATGAACACCGCTTCGATCCGGAGATCGATGCGGCAAAAGCGCTGCTCAACCGCATGCGAAAGCTGGCTGAAGAACGCGGCGAGACACGGGTAGACGCTGCCCGCATGGAAAAAGTGCGCAAGCGAAAGGCCTCCCGCCGTGGATTCGCGGCTGAAAAGCCAGAATCGGCCGAAGGCGCTATTCGCGATCCGCGTGCCATCGGTGACGTGGTCTCCCGCCTGTCCAAGGCCCGTGGCTGGAACACCCAAGTTGCCGTCGGTTCCGTGCTTGGACGCTGGGCGGAGATCATTGGGGCCGACAATGCAAAGCACTGCCAACCGGAATCCTTTGAGGATACGGTTGTGGTGATGCGCTGCGATACAACTGCTCGAGCTGCGCAGATGCGCCTAATGAGCCACGATATTCTCAAGAAGTTCGATGCCGAATTGGGCCCCGGAATCGTCACCGTGCTCAAGGTTCTGGGACCAAATGCTCCCTCTTGGCGACATGGCATGCGCTCGGTTGCCGGAAGAGGGCCGCGCGACACCTACGGGTAA
- a CDS encoding DUF3566 domain-containing protein — MSTPSTPRPSGSAPKSAAPRPTQVKRPAPTGTGARPANAGARPAAGQQRPAGARPAGQRPTGAPQRPTSQQRPANGQDRLVRPAPKAKVRKARLLVSKVEPFSVLKLAFLLSVAFGVITVVAAVGIWAVLDLTGTFDSFNQLMRDAIGADGNFDLRDSMSLGQVASYATIIAVVNVVVISVVSMLGAVLYNIAASLVGGAGVTLTDD; from the coding sequence ATGAGCACGCCCTCGACGCCACGCCCCAGCGGCAGTGCCCCGAAGAGCGCCGCGCCGCGACCTACCCAGGTAAAGCGTCCGGCTCCAACCGGCACCGGTGCCCGTCCGGCTAACGCCGGAGCACGACCAGCTGCAGGCCAGCAGCGCCCAGCCGGTGCTCGTCCAGCCGGACAGCGCCCAACTGGAGCGCCGCAGCGTCCAACCAGCCAGCAGCGTCCGGCTAACGGCCAGGACCGCCTGGTTCGTCCGGCGCCCAAGGCAAAGGTCCGCAAGGCCCGCCTGCTGGTCTCCAAGGTCGAGCCGTTCTCGGTACTCAAGCTCGCCTTCCTGCTCTCGGTAGCCTTCGGTGTGATCACCGTGGTCGCCGCCGTCGGCATCTGGGCAGTTCTGGACCTGACCGGAACTTTCGACTCGTTCAACCAGCTGATGCGTGATGCTATCGGCGCGGACGGCAACTTCGACCTGCGCGACTCCATGTCGCTTGGCCAGGTAGCTTCCTACGCAACGATCATCGCCGTAGTGAACGTCGTGGTGATTTCCGTGGTTTCCATGCTTGGCGCGGTGCTGTACAACATCGCAGCTTCGCTGGTTGGCGGCGCCGGTGTGACCCTCACCGACGACTAA